From the Candidatus Methylacidiphilales bacterium genome, the window GCGGCCCCCGACTTGACCCGGAAAGTCCGGTCTCCCACGGACAGCATTTCATCGATCAGGAGCACATCAGGGGCGACTTCCAGTGCCGTGGCAAAACCGAGGCGGGCATGCATCCCGCTCGAATAGGTGTAAATCGGCTGCTCGAAGAAATCGCCCAGTTCGGAAAAATCCTTGATCCGCTCCAAGCTGGCCACCATGTGTTCCTTGGTCGCCCCGAGAATCATGCCGTTGAGTATGGCGTTTTCCCTGCCCGAAAGTGTGGAATGCGAACCCACACCGATGGAAAGCAGGGTGCTGCAAAGCTTGGGTCGTATCCAAATCTTCCCGCGGTCGGGCTCGATGATGCCGGACAACAACCTGAGGAGCGTGCTTTTGCCCGCCCCGTTGCGTCCAATGACACCGAGTGTTTCACCGGCATGCAATTCGAAGGAAATGCTTTTGAGGGCCCAGAAATCGGATCGGGACCCTTTGAAAAAACCCTGGGCTTTGCGGTAGCAAACGCCCGCCTGTTCCAATCGGATGATGCTTTCCATGAGATCAGCGGTGGATGGATTTCACAATGGAGCGGTCGATTTTGCGGTAAATGGAGAACGATCCAACCACGAGGAGCAAACCGAACGCGCAGGCCCATCCCAAGCGGAGAAAATTCGGCCACGAGTCGTGAAGAAGAATGGAGCGGTAGGATTCCACCAAAACCGCCATGGGGTTCAAATAAAGCAAGGAGTGATACTGCACCGGCACCTGGTCGGCCGAGAAGAATATTCCCGACACCAGCATGATCGAACGAAGAACCGCATCGACGGCGAACCTCCCATCCGGGAAATAAGGGATCAGGGCGGCCACAGGGAGACTGAAGCCGAGGATCAGAATCAACTGGGTGACGAAGAGACAGGGAAGGGCGAGATAATGGATATTCGGGGGGTTGCCCGAGAAAAAACACCACAGGAGCAGCAGTCCGAACAAAAACATGAACCGCCAGATACCGGCCAGGATGGAAATAAGGGGTAATACGATTTTGGGAAGGTAAACCAACTTCAGCATCATGCTGGCCTCAAAAATGGACTGGGAGGAACTGACCACGGATGCGCTGAACCATTGCCAAACAATGGTGCCCACGAGAAGGAAAGAGACAGCCCCCACATTCGATTGCTGCATGACCAGGATCAAAATGGCGTAAAACAGTATGGTGTTGACCAAAGGCTCCAAGAACCACCAGACGTAGCCCATGTAATTGATCTGGGCCTCCGCTTTGATTTCAGCGTAGGCCCGGTAAAGGATGATGTTCCAATAACGCTTCCAATCCATGGGACGAAGCAGTCAAATCTATGGGGACCACCGTCCGGGCGCAACGCTTATCGTCGCGCGGAATATACTTGTCCCAGAAGCCATTGCCCCGCATTTTTTCCCGGCATGAACGCATGGTTTTGGCATCCCGACCATGTGGACTCCAAACACATTCCCGGGGTATCGCATTTCTGGAGGCATGTGAGCCTCTGCCTGCCCCTGCAGCGCCTGTATTCGGCGTTTGTCACGATGCTTTTTCGTATGCGCCTAACCGGTGCCGGGCACCTGCCTGTGGATCGCCCTTGTATTTTCATTTCGAATCACGGCTCCCATTACGACGGTTTTTTTCTCTTTGCCGTGCTGCTCCGAATCTGTGACAGGGGGGTGGTGCCGGTGGTCTGGTTCCGCATGCTGGAGTATCCCATCGTCGGACCCATCTTGAGATGCCTGCGCGCCGTCCCGATCAGCCATGAGGCCGATTTCATGAGCCAGCGCTCCATCCATCTGCGTGGCATGATCGAGCAGATCCAAGCGGGACGCCATCTGCTGATTTTGCCTGAAGGACGAAGGGGCGACGTCCTGGGAACATTCCAACCGGGCGCGGGCATTGTCGCCATCCGCACGGGGTCACCCCTGGTTCCCATCACTCTCCGGGGAGTGCAGCCACTGTTCAAGGAGCTGGACCGCCTTCCCAGACTGCGCGGAAATGTGGAAGTCGTCATCCACCCTCCCCTATTCCCGGAAAAAACACCTGATGAGATGGTGTATGCCTCCAAGCTTATGGAACAGGCACGCGCCAGGGTGGCTACCGCGCTGGATTACCCGCGCAAAGAGGACGCCTGACCGTGGCCCCTCAATGAACCATCAAAGCCGATAGTTGAGGAACGGTGCGGGCTCCAGAACCGGTCCGGAACGGACAGCCAGGCGGGGCGGCAGGTCGGCGGCTTCCAATGCCTTGCGCCAGCAAAGCTCCGCGCGAGTATCGAACTCACGGGCAAGGCGGGCATCCACGCGCCCCGCCTGCAAATGATGGGCGATCCCGTTGCGATGATCCGTGACGAACCTGCGGCATTCCTCGTCAATCTCCGACTGGCTGTGGAAGAACCGGCCATGGCGGTTGGCAAAGTATATTTTCGAAAAAAGAATCGGGCCATGATCCACGATTACATCATCCTGGCGCAAATCCGAGGACGCGTTGTGGTGGGTCACCCAAGCCCCCGGCAACTGGCGGATCACAAACCCCGCATCATTGACCCGGAGACAAAGCTCGGTCTCATCGAGGTAGTAGGCGTAATTTTCGTCAAATCCACCCAATTCCGACAACACCGAACGGCGGAACACGGCATTCGTGCCCTGGAGGTAGGGGAATCGGTAACTGCCCGGGTAATTGCGTTCGGAGCAGGCCGCCTTCAACAGCCAATTGCTTCTACCTAGGCGGTCAGAGGAGGCATACTCGTATTGGAAGGATTTGCCTGTCCGGTCGAGCACCTTGCCTCCAGCAGCACCCACACCGGCATGATCAAAGCCCTGCAATACTTGGATCAACCATAATGGGTCCGGCACCGCATCGTCGTCGAGATAGGCAATGAATTCGCCGGCTGCCATCGACCATCCGATGTTGCGGGAGACCGAGAGGTTGGCCAGGTCGGTTTGGGCAACCTTGATCCTGCCCCGCCTGCCCTCCAGAACACCGGCGGTACCGTCCCTGGATGGTCCATTGACCACCACCACTTCGAATTCCGGACCGGTCAGCTGTTCCAGGCCACGGAGGGTTTGCTCGAGCATGGCCGCGCGGTTGAGGGTGCAAATCACCACGCTCACGGCACCCGTTCGGACCTTTGGCCGGGATGGACTTGTACAGGTGCGGGTTCCACGAAGGGCCAATTGGCGCAAATCGTCTCGCATCGCTTCGGGAAGAGCCATCGAGGCAACCAATCTGGCGGTGGGTCCCCTGCGGTGCAGTAACCAGTGCCAGATCCCGGCCAGCGAAACACTGCGCACCGGATGATCCAACCTCAGCCCCTTCAGAGCGAAACCCAACTGCCGGTGGTCATCCGCATTTTGTCCGATCGAGGCGGGAGAACACACCGGGTGGATCGACAAAGCGACACGGTAAAAACCCTCTGCATCCGCGGGGCCCAGTGGCACACTAAGATTTCGAACTGGGCACGGGAAAAAAAATAAAAAGTCCCGGACCTGCCGGCCGTTCACACTGATCTTGATCCGCTTCCAGAGCAGCCTTGGATTGACGAATGCCCGCCCCCGAAGCTTCAGAACGATGGACTGTCCATCGGGGGCGGTCACTTCAAAGAACAACGAGGCCTCAGGTCCATCAGTCCAAGCTCCCCAGGATTCACGGGCGGACCAGCCTGGGCCCAAATAGGGGCCAAACGAATGGGGCGTGCGGAGCTGATAATTCACCTCAGGCACGAGGGGGGCGGCAATCAAAGCAGATTTCTCCCCGGGGTGGGGCGGAACAGCCGGTCCAGAGGAGGCGGATGGGGCAGCAGGCATACCGGTGGCCGATTCCAGTGCCTGCCAGGCCAGGAGGGCGGAGGCAG encodes:
- a CDS encoding ABC transporter ATP-binding protein gives rise to the protein MESIIRLEQAGVCYRKAQGFFKGSRSDFWALKSISFELHAGETLGVIGRNGAGKSTLLRLLSGIIEPDRGKIWIRPKLCSTLLSIGVGSHSTLSGRENAILNGMILGATKEHMVASLERIKDFSELGDFFEQPIYTYSSGMHARLGFATALEVAPDVLLIDEMLSVGDRTFRVKSGAAVRERLKSGKAAVMVSHDTETIRDLCSRAIWIEHGELLADGTPEVVMAKYDQAMSGPHNAIG
- a CDS encoding ABC transporter permease, translated to MDWKRYWNIILYRAYAEIKAEAQINYMGYVWWFLEPLVNTILFYAILILVMQQSNVGAVSFLLVGTIVWQWFSASVVSSSQSIFEASMMLKLVYLPKIVLPLISILAGIWRFMFLFGLLLLWCFFSGNPPNIHYLALPCLFVTQLILILGFSLPVAALIPYFPDGRFAVDAVLRSIMLVSGIFFSADQVPVQYHSLLYLNPMAVLVESYRSILLHDSWPNFLRLGWACAFGLLLVVGSFSIYRKIDRSIVKSIHR
- a CDS encoding lysophospholipid acyltransferase family protein — translated: MNAWFWHPDHVDSKHIPGVSHFWRHVSLCLPLQRLYSAFVTMLFRMRLTGAGHLPVDRPCIFISNHGSHYDGFFLFAVLLRICDRGVVPVVWFRMLEYPIVGPILRCLRAVPISHEADFMSQRSIHLRGMIEQIQAGRHLLILPEGRRGDVLGTFQPGAGIVAIRTGSPLVPITLRGVQPLFKELDRLPRLRGNVEVVIHPPLFPEKTPDEMVYASKLMEQARARVATALDYPRKEDA
- a CDS encoding glycosyltransferase, translating into MKLVIDLQSAQGQSGQRGIGRQSVSLAKALAADSRGHEVWILLSGLFPDTIEPLRNKLQPWISPERIVVMDLTGPVAWRHPASARMRLQAENERQKILSSLRPDAVLLSSLFEGLADESVTSLAAGDPGYLQVVSLHDLMPLIHPQIFLNSPLLRAWYAEKLGHLSHAGLFLAISESSRNEGIQQMNLPPGRVVSISCAADALFRPRSYTERERCCLLGKFGITRPYVMFCGGDSPQKNIETLLRAYASLPPELRKQFQLAVVCGIESRRRSALQQLATQLGLEDANVVFTGYVRDEELAAFYQFSSLFVFPSWHEGFGLPVLEAMSCGAAVIGSNTTSIPEVLGLSDAMFDPHDVPSLSLLLQRALQDPAFRERLVAHGLARAAQFSWAASALLAWQALESATGMPAAPSASSGPAVPPHPGEKSALIAAPLVPEVNYQLRTPHSFGPYLGPGWSARESWGAWTDGPEASLFFEVTAPDGQSIVLKLRGRAFVNPRLLWKRIKISVNGRQVRDFLFFFPCPVRNLSVPLGPADAEGFYRVALSIHPVCSPASIGQNADDHRQLGFALKGLRLDHPVRSVSLAGIWHWLLHRRGPTARLVASMALPEAMRDDLRQLALRGTRTCTSPSRPKVRTGAVSVVICTLNRAAMLEQTLRGLEQLTGPEFEVVVVNGPSRDGTAGVLEGRRGRIKVAQTDLANLSVSRNIGWSMAAGEFIAYLDDDAVPDPLWLIQVLQGFDHAGVGAAGGKVLDRTGKSFQYEYASSDRLGRSNWLLKAACSERNYPGSYRFPYLQGTNAVFRRSVLSELGGFDENYAYYLDETELCLRVNDAGFVIRQLPGAWVTHHNASSDLRQDDVIVDHGPILFSKIYFANRHGRFFHSQSEIDEECRRFVTDHRNGIAHHLQAGRVDARLAREFDTRAELCWRKALEAADLPPRLAVRSGPVLEPAPFLNYRL